The proteins below come from a single Tachypleus tridentatus isolate NWPU-2018 chromosome 13, ASM421037v1, whole genome shotgun sequence genomic window:
- the LOC143237254 gene encoding ubiquitin-conjugating enzyme E2 L3-like, with product MAATRRLQKELLDIRKSTMKSFRNIQVDESNILVWQGLILPDNAPYNKGAFRIEINFPAEYPFKPPKITFRTKIYHPNIDEKGQVCLPIISAENWKPATKTDQVIQALVALVNDPEPEHPLRADLAEEYAKDRKKFFKNAEEYTKKFSEKRPSD from the exons ATGGCAGCAACAAGGCGTTTACAAAAG gaACTACTGGATATTCGAAAGTCCACAATGAAGTCATTCAGGAATATACAAGTAGATGAAAGCAATATCCTTGTTTGGCAGGGTCTAATTTTGCCT gATAATGCACCATATAACAAAGGAGCTTTCCGTATAGAAATAAACTTTCCTGCAGAATACCCATTCAAGCCTCCAAAAATCACATTTCGTACAAAGATTTATCATCCAAACATTGATGAAAAAGGCCAAGTATGCCTACCCATCATTAGTGCAGAAAATTGGAAGCCAGCAACCAAAACAGatcaag tGATTCAAGCATTAGTGGCTCTAGTCAATGATCCAGAACCAGAACATCCTCTTAGGGCTGATTTAGCTGAAGAATATGCCAAGGACAGGAAAAAGTTTTTTAAGAATGCTGAAGAGTATACCAAGAAATTCTCTGAAAAACGGCCATCTGATTAA